In Pseudomonas deceptionensis, a single window of DNA contains:
- a CDS encoding TatD family hydrolase has product MLVDSHCHLDRLDLSAHDGSLDAALEAARQRGVGHFLCIGVSADNAADVKALTDRYADVDCSVGVHPLDVQPGAAPALDWLLGELNHPRVVAIGETGLDYHYEPEAADLQQLSFRVHLEAAQQTGKPVVIHTRGARADTLALLREAALPQAGVLHCFTEDWDMAKAALDMGYYISLSGIVTFRNADALRDVARQVPADRLLVETDSPYLAPIPYRGKPNLPQYVREVAEFLAMLRGESYERFAEQTTENFKRLFPLARVR; this is encoded by the coding sequence ATGCTCGTTGACTCCCATTGCCACCTCGATCGTCTTGATCTGAGTGCCCATGACGGCTCGCTGGATGCGGCCCTCGAGGCTGCGCGTCAGCGCGGTGTCGGGCATTTTCTGTGTATCGGCGTGAGTGCCGACAACGCGGCTGATGTCAAAGCCCTGACGGACCGTTATGCCGATGTGGATTGCTCGGTGGGCGTTCACCCGCTGGACGTTCAGCCGGGAGCGGCGCCAGCGCTGGACTGGCTGCTGGGCGAGCTGAACCACCCACGGGTGGTGGCCATTGGTGAAACCGGTCTGGATTACCACTACGAGCCCGAAGCCGCCGACTTGCAGCAACTGTCGTTTCGCGTGCATTTGGAAGCGGCCCAGCAGACCGGTAAGCCTGTGGTGATCCACACCCGTGGTGCCCGTGCCGATACCCTGGCCCTGCTGCGTGAAGCGGCGTTGCCCCAGGCCGGTGTGCTGCACTGTTTCACCGAAGACTGGGACATGGCCAAGGCGGCGCTGGACATGGGGTACTACATTTCCTTGTCGGGGATCGTAACCTTCCGCAATGCTGACGCTTTACGCGATGTTGCCCGTCAGGTGCCAGCAGATCGCCTGCTGGTCGAGACTGACTCGCCTTACCTCGCCCCGATCCCCTATCGTGGCAAACCGAACCTGCCGCAGTACGTGCGTGAAGTGGCAGAGTTTCTGGCCATGTTGCGCGGTGAGTCCTACGAGCGTTTTGCCGAGCAGACCACTGAAAACTTCAAGCGACTGTTCCCGCTGGCACGGGTCAGATGA